A stretch of Paenibacillus mucilaginosus 3016 DNA encodes these proteins:
- a CDS encoding aldo/keto reductase yields MRYTMFGNTGFRVSSLGFGAMNLPGVPLEQARETLNYALDHGINYIDTAAGYRNSEEIIGECISHRRTEYFLATKTARRDYAGAMEEIERSLTRMKTDVIDLLQIHYVNTVQDFKAAMGENGAYQAALEMKRMGHVRFIGLTGHRPDLLTKWIAKDQFDQVLFHLSLVQPFALDELIPELIRRNMGRTAMKPLSGGFVQPVSKAIRYPYSQDVHTTISGMVSIAEVKENMAAMEAEIGEREKIELEALAKELGSHNCRRCNYCSCPVEVKIPDVMISSQVRRTFGLLPKGNEFYEKQQGPILSCAEHEPCKEKPLCEQQCPYHLPIQQMVTEASLLYNKVSPA; encoded by the coding sequence ATGCGTTACACGATGTTCGGGAACACGGGATTCCGCGTATCCTCCCTCGGTTTCGGGGCGATGAATCTGCCCGGCGTGCCGCTGGAGCAGGCCAGAGAGACACTGAATTATGCGCTGGACCACGGCATTAACTATATCGATACGGCGGCGGGGTACCGCAACAGCGAAGAGATTATCGGCGAATGCATCTCGCACCGCCGAACTGAATATTTCCTGGCGACGAAGACGGCGAGGCGGGACTATGCCGGGGCAATGGAAGAGATCGAACGCAGCTTGACCCGTATGAAAACGGATGTCATCGATCTGCTGCAGATTCATTATGTCAACACAGTTCAGGATTTTAAAGCGGCAATGGGGGAGAATGGAGCTTACCAGGCTGCTCTTGAGATGAAGCGCATGGGGCATGTCCGGTTCATCGGTCTTACGGGACACCGTCCGGATCTGCTCACGAAATGGATTGCCAAGGACCAGTTCGATCAGGTGCTGTTCCACCTCAGCCTCGTGCAGCCGTTCGCCCTGGACGAATTGATTCCGGAGCTCATTCGGCGGAATATGGGACGCACGGCCATGAAACCGCTCTCCGGCGGCTTCGTGCAGCCGGTATCGAAGGCGATCCGGTATCCGTACAGCCAGGACGTACATACGACGATCTCGGGCATGGTCTCCATTGCAGAAGTGAAGGAGAACATGGCAGCGATGGAAGCGGAGATCGGTGAGAGGGAGAAAATCGAGCTGGAGGCGCTGGCTAAGGAGCTCGGCAGCCATAACTGCCGCCGGTGCAACTACTGCTCCTGTCCGGTCGAAGTGAAGATTCCGGACGTGATGATCTCGAGCCAAGTGCGGCGCACCTTCGGTCTGCTCCCGAAGGGCAATGAATTCTACGAGAAGCAGCAGGGGCCTATTCTCTCCTGTGCGGAGCATGAACCCTGTAAGGAGAAGCCGCTCTGTGAGCAGCAGTGCCCGTATCACCTGCCGATCCAGCAGATGGTGACGGAAGCGTCCCTTCTCTATAACAAAGTAAGCCCTGCTTAG
- a CDS encoding M17 family peptidase N-terminal domain-containing protein, whose amino-acid sequence MQQQELKRLVTQELELGIRIIPDASHLTEGEEPGTARVLFLAQGEGESLAAAAEGLPAALQREVRSLAARGVFSGRLGQTAAVPTLGLMPGYQAVLLCGLGEAARSEGTDAWRDAGVYAVRAAHGQGLVRLAVPLPRAGRAVCRRRTQALAEGLWLGAYRMPSYARGSGAPQPPALREAVLLAGTAEQDAPGGLEPALRAARAKALAVYAARDLTNLPGNYLVPDTAGRGGAGPRRPLRARMHGAR is encoded by the coding sequence ATGCAGCAGCAGGAGCTGAAACGTTTGGTTACACAGGAGCTTGAGCTGGGCATCCGGATCATCCCGGATGCGTCCCATCTCACAGAAGGGGAGGAGCCGGGCACAGCCCGGGTTCTCTTCCTGGCGCAGGGCGAAGGCGAATCGCTGGCAGCCGCGGCCGAAGGCCTGCCGGCGGCGCTGCAGCGCGAGGTCCGCTCGCTTGCCGCGCGCGGCGTGTTCTCGGGCCGCCTGGGTCAGACGGCGGCCGTGCCGACCCTGGGCCTGATGCCGGGCTATCAGGCCGTGCTGCTCTGCGGGCTGGGCGAAGCCGCCCGCAGCGAGGGCACCGACGCCTGGCGCGACGCAGGCGTCTACGCGGTCCGCGCCGCGCACGGGCAGGGCCTCGTGCGCCTCGCGGTGCCGCTGCCGCGCGCCGGGCGCGCGGTCTGCCGCCGGCGCACGCAGGCGCTGGCGGAAGGGCTCTGGCTCGGCGCGTACCGCATGCCGAGCTATGCCCGCGGCAGCGGGGCGCCGCAGCCGCCCGCCCTGCGGGAGGCCGTCCTGCTCGCCGGCACAGCCGAGCAGGACGCGCCCGGCGGGCTGGAGCCCGCGCTTCGCGCCGCAAGGGCCAAGGCGCTGGCGGTGTACGCCGCGCGCGACCTGACCAACCTGCCCGGCAACTATCTGGTGCCGGACACGGCTGGCCGGGGTGGCGCAGGGCCTCGCCGCCCGTTACGGGCTCGAATGCACGGTGCTCGATGA
- a CDS encoding peptidase M17 produces the protein MAQGLAARYGLECTVLDERAIEEHGMGGLAGVGAGSANPPRMVAVRVRGTAGGGEVLGLVGKGITFDTGGISLKKPEGMEEMISDMGGAAVLLGLLHVLGTQPPRDDVVIVIPCAENMPSGTAFKPGDILTVMNGQTIEVLNTDAEGRVVLADGVLYAKQLGATRLIDVATLTGSVLMSFADVATGAVANNEGLLGEVLSAAQRAGEKVWPLPNYPEYHEMLRSSVADIKNAPSKDRWAGCITAGLFIGYFAGETPWVHLDTGGTAWLWSPRGTEPVGGTGVMVRTLAEYIYPEA, from the coding sequence GTGGCGCAGGGCCTCGCCGCCCGTTACGGGCTCGAATGCACGGTGCTCGATGAGCGCGCAATCGAAGAGCACGGCATGGGCGGACTCGCCGGTGTCGGCGCGGGCAGTGCGAACCCGCCGCGCATGGTAGCCGTGCGGGTGCGCGGTACGGCCGGAGGCGGGGAAGTGCTCGGTCTGGTCGGCAAGGGGATTACCTTCGACACCGGCGGCATCTCGCTGAAAAAGCCGGAGGGCATGGAGGAGATGATCAGCGATATGGGCGGCGCGGCCGTTCTGCTCGGCCTGCTCCATGTGCTGGGGACGCAGCCGCCGCGCGACGATGTGGTCATCGTGATCCCGTGTGCCGAGAACATGCCGTCGGGCACGGCCTTCAAGCCGGGCGACATCCTCACCGTGATGAACGGCCAGACGATCGAGGTGCTGAACACGGATGCCGAAGGCCGGGTCGTCCTGGCGGACGGCGTACTGTATGCCAAGCAGCTGGGGGCGACGCGGCTGATCGATGTCGCAACCCTGACCGGCTCCGTGCTCATGAGCTTCGCGGATGTGGCCACAGGGGCTGTAGCCAACAACGAAGGGCTGCTCGGCGAGGTGCTCTCGGCGGCCCAGCGGGCCGGGGAGAAGGTGTGGCCCCTGCCGAACTATCCGGAGTACCATGAGATGCTCCGCAGCTCGGTGGCCGATATCAAGAACGCGCCGTCGAAGGACCGCTGGGCGGGCTGCATTACCGCCGGTCTGTTTATTGGCTACTTCGCAGGTGAAACTCCGTGGGTTCACCTCGATACGGGCGGTACCGCCTGGCTGTGGAGCCCGCGGGGGACCGAGCCCGTCGGCGGGACCGGCGTTATGGTGCGGACCCTGGCCGAATACATCTACCCGGAAGCGTAG
- a CDS encoding Gfo/Idh/MocA family protein, with the protein MRTRIGIIGLGDIARKVYLPLLSTDESVEIAGIASRSEATVERLGDQYRIAGRFGSVSELLERAQPEAVFVHSPTGTHEEIVTACLQAGVHVYVDKPLSYELQASERMAALAEERGLLLGVGFNRRFAPLYTAAKAWLEEAGGFDQAVAVKHRTKLQSLSAKETLYDDLIHMLDLLLWLDGEEAETAAYLERCNAAGQLLHCTGTLSFGRPDGRGRVGQFGMVREAGSDLERLELHGAYRSAEVVNLEQAVWMEAGSSPRHQSFGTWDTILHRRGFAGVVSHFLESLSDPQGCTIRADRVLAVHRLVEKLHP; encoded by the coding sequence ATGCGTACGAGAATCGGAATCATAGGATTAGGGGATATCGCCCGCAAAGTATACCTGCCGCTGCTCTCGACCGACGAGTCCGTCGAGATCGCAGGGATCGCCTCCCGGTCGGAGGCTACGGTCGAACGGCTGGGAGACCAGTACCGGATCGCGGGCCGCTTCGGGTCCGTGTCCGAGCTGCTGGAGCGCGCTCAGCCGGAGGCGGTATTCGTACACAGTCCGACAGGGACGCATGAGGAGATCGTTACGGCGTGTCTGCAGGCCGGGGTCCACGTCTATGTGGACAAGCCGCTGTCGTATGAACTGCAGGCTTCGGAGCGGATGGCCGCCTTGGCGGAAGAGAGGGGGCTGCTGCTCGGCGTAGGGTTTAACCGCCGGTTCGCGCCGCTGTATACGGCGGCCAAAGCGTGGCTGGAGGAAGCGGGCGGCTTCGATCAGGCGGTCGCCGTGAAGCACCGGACGAAGCTGCAGAGCTTGAGCGCCAAGGAGACGCTGTACGACGACCTCATCCACATGCTCGACCTGCTGCTCTGGCTCGACGGTGAGGAAGCGGAAACCGCCGCTTACCTGGAACGGTGCAATGCGGCTGGACAGCTGCTGCACTGCACGGGGACCTTGTCCTTCGGCAGGCCGGATGGGCGGGGGCGCGTCGGACAATTCGGCATGGTACGGGAGGCGGGCAGTGACCTGGAACGGCTTGAGCTGCACGGCGCATACCGCTCGGCCGAGGTGGTCAATCTGGAGCAGGCGGTATGGATGGAGGCCGGGTCGTCTCCCAGGCACCAGTCGTTCGGGACATGGGATACGATTCTGCACCGCCGGGGCTTTGCGGGGGTTGTCTCGCATTTTCTGGAATCGCTGTCCGACCCGCAGGGCTGTACGATTCGGGCGGACCGGGTGCTTGCGGTCCACAGGCTGGTCGAGAAGCTGCATCCATAG
- a CDS encoding PAS domain S-box protein, whose product MQSLFERVFTQLSSGAALLTGDGKFVRANKAFCALLGYPEGGLQGVWEAEVTAGGEEAAARQPGAWAPDSLTPSCTMEKRYLHRLGHQVCLSVQQTLLTQAAELPEGFEAGSGSVYLLEAREVKALPSAGPSACASELHHLISGYSRDIIAYGVNGILEYVSPASLHGLLGYTPEEIAGVHVTELVHPDDCRKLHRENFRDSVLINCRLRHKKGRYIPFEVAVNRMPTAIDGFHKDVYIGRDMTESERVQRALRTSERRLAQTQELARIGGWEGDLAAGEVILSPELLRILDRPFSFRPSFRGLVNLLHPEDRSHAIGSLRKTLEGAAFHFEGRVLNRDGSVKYIRAQGTAAAWEEGSPPRLQGTVQDVSGQKLMLQMLEESVDRYTSLKRYNLDGIVSLNVSGIITSANPAAERITGYSTLELIGMHFKDLLHESEHDRVQSVFPRIMNAETLEASEIRIRHRTGRTLHLLVTPAPIFVSRKQVGCYILAKDITEQKRKDELLLKSEKLSIAGQLAAGVAHEIRNPLTALKGFVQLMGRGCGSADLYLRIMAEELERIESIISELLMLAKPQALRMKDCDLGTLVQEVVLLLGTQASLQNIEIDLQRPAGSGPWIRGNSNQIKQVFINLLKNAMEAMPRGGVIRVGVEETGETDAAPLSLVRIIDQGGGIAEEQLRVLGEPFYSTKEAGTGLGLMVSHKIVEHHGGSIRITSEMGVGTSIEVVLPAAAGA is encoded by the coding sequence ATGCAATCTTTATTCGAACGGGTATTTACGCAGTTGTCTTCGGGCGCAGCGCTGCTGACCGGGGACGGGAAGTTCGTTCGTGCGAACAAGGCCTTCTGTGCCCTGCTGGGCTATCCCGAAGGCGGCCTTCAGGGGGTGTGGGAGGCGGAGGTGACGGCCGGTGGAGAAGAGGCTGCTGCCCGTCAGCCCGGAGCCTGGGCTCCGGACAGCTTGACGCCGTCTTGTACCATGGAGAAAAGGTACCTGCACCGCCTTGGACACCAAGTTTGTCTTTCTGTGCAGCAGACCCTGCTGACCCAGGCTGCGGAGCTGCCGGAAGGCTTCGAGGCGGGGAGCGGAAGCGTCTATCTGCTCGAAGCACGCGAAGTGAAGGCTCTTCCTTCGGCTGGACCGTCCGCCTGTGCCTCGGAGCTCCACCACCTGATCTCCGGCTACTCCAGAGATATTATCGCCTATGGCGTGAACGGTATCCTCGAGTATGTGTCTCCTGCTTCTCTGCACGGGCTGCTCGGTTATACGCCCGAGGAGATCGCGGGGGTTCATGTGACGGAACTGGTGCATCCCGACGACTGCAGGAAGCTGCACAGGGAAAATTTCCGGGACTCCGTTCTCATCAACTGCCGGCTCCGCCACAAGAAAGGACGCTACATCCCCTTTGAAGTGGCTGTCAATCGGATGCCTACTGCCATTGACGGATTCCATAAGGATGTCTACATCGGACGGGATATGACCGAGTCCGAGCGGGTGCAGCGGGCTCTTCGTACCAGTGAACGCCGTCTGGCGCAGACCCAGGAGCTGGCGCGGATCGGTGGCTGGGAAGGGGATCTGGCCGCAGGAGAAGTCATTTTGTCCCCGGAACTGCTCCGGATTCTGGATCGGCCGTTCTCCTTCCGTCCCAGCTTCCGGGGACTCGTGAATCTGCTTCACCCGGAGGACCGCTCGCACGCCATTGGCAGCCTGCGCAAGACGCTCGAAGGGGCGGCCTTCCACTTCGAGGGACGGGTTCTGAACCGCGACGGCTCGGTGAAGTACATCCGGGCCCAAGGGACAGCCGCAGCCTGGGAAGAGGGCAGCCCGCCCCGACTGCAGGGCACCGTCCAGGACGTCTCCGGGCAGAAGCTGATGCTGCAGATGCTGGAGGAGAGCGTGGACCGTTACACGTCGCTGAAGCGATATAACCTGGACGGTATCGTCTCCTTAAATGTAAGCGGTATTATTACTTCGGCCAACCCGGCTGCCGAGCGGATCACCGGCTACTCAACCCTGGAGCTGATCGGGATGCACTTCAAGGATCTGCTCCACGAGAGCGAGCATGACCGGGTTCAGTCCGTGTTTCCTCGCATCATGAATGCGGAGACGCTCGAGGCCAGCGAGATCCGGATCCGGCACCGGACCGGCCGGACGCTTCATCTGCTGGTGACCCCGGCGCCGATCTTCGTGAGCCGCAAACAGGTGGGCTGCTATATTCTCGCCAAGGACATTACCGAGCAGAAGCGCAAAGACGAGCTGCTGCTCAAGTCCGAGAAGCTGTCCATTGCCGGGCAGCTGGCGGCGGGGGTGGCCCACGAGATCCGCAACCCGCTCACCGCCCTCAAGGGCTTCGTCCAGCTGATGGGCCGCGGCTGCGGCAGCGCCGATCTGTACCTGAGAATTATGGCGGAGGAGCTGGAGCGGATCGAGAGCATCATCAGCGAGCTGCTCATGCTGGCGAAGCCGCAGGCGCTGCGGATGAAGGACTGCGATCTGGGGACGCTCGTGCAGGAGGTGGTCCTGCTGCTCGGAACGCAGGCATCGCTGCAGAATATCGAGATTGACCTACAGCGCCCTGCCGGTTCGGGACCCTGGATCCGGGGCAATTCCAATCAGATCAAACAGGTGTTCATCAACCTCCTGAAGAATGCCATGGAGGCGATGCCCCGGGGCGGAGTGATCCGTGTGGGAGTGGAGGAGACCGGAGAGACGGATGCGGCTCCTCTGTCTTTAGTCCGCATTATCGATCAGGGCGGCGGGATCGCGGAAGAGCAGCTGCGGGTCCTCGGAGAGCCGTTCTATTCCACGAAAGAAGCGGGGACGGGGCTCGGGCTGATGGTCAGCCACAAAATCGTCGAGCATCACGGCGGCAGCATCCGCATCACCAGCGAGATGGGCGTCGGCACTTCGATTGAGGTAGTGCTGCCGGCCGCAGCAGGGGCATGA
- a CDS encoding sulfite oxidase-like oxidoreductase → MSNEEKGVEAADRVPPGQTVTEGFPVLHYGNVPYYNDMGRWNLRVFGLVEEEVTFGYHEFLALPQREFRNDIHCVTTWSKLDNVWEGVPVSAVMERVKLKPEAKYVMLHAEEGWTTNLPLEDFVRDTSFLALRHNGERLTPEHGYPVRAVVPHLYFWKSAKWLRGIEFMEKDKPGFWEVNGYHMYGDPWQEQRYDFD, encoded by the coding sequence ATGAGCAATGAAGAAAAGGGCGTAGAGGCCGCCGATCGCGTACCGCCGGGCCAAACGGTAACAGAGGGCTTTCCGGTGCTGCACTATGGGAATGTCCCCTACTATAACGATATGGGGCGGTGGAATCTGCGGGTCTTCGGCCTCGTTGAAGAGGAAGTGACTTTCGGATACCACGAATTCCTGGCCCTGCCTCAGCGGGAGTTCCGCAATGACATTCACTGCGTGACGACCTGGTCGAAGCTGGATAATGTCTGGGAAGGCGTGCCGGTTTCGGCGGTGATGGAGCGGGTGAAGCTGAAGCCCGAGGCGAAGTATGTCATGCTGCACGCGGAGGAAGGCTGGACCACGAACCTGCCGCTTGAGGATTTCGTGCGGGACACCTCGTTCCTGGCCCTGCGCCATAACGGGGAGCGGCTGACGCCCGAGCACGGATATCCGGTCCGTGCCGTCGTGCCTCATCTGTACTTTTGGAAGAGCGCCAAGTGGCTTCGCGGTATTGAGTTTATGGAGAAAGACAAACCGGGCTTCTGGGAAGTCAACGGGTATCACATGTACGGCGATCCCTGGCAGGAGCAGAGGTACGATTTTGATTAA
- a CDS encoding helix-turn-helix transcriptional regulator, whose protein sequence is MPKIDNMLAILWMLRSGEKITAKQISEKLEMNIRTVYRYIDTISTSGVPIISEPGHNGGYTLLNNFIEAPLFFDIEEQISLFHAAVFAEEAGYYGGEALNRAISKLSKYSNQEQETKINQHLTSLEVISRLSSFSREPFLKELEQAVADGYSVKILHHKSGEKQLNYRLVDPYRIIYWNNKWYVIGFCHLRNDIRSFRVDRIESLMLTENKFNRPENFSARVFFMKNLLPTIEDKEGIISLVINGDKSVLADICQHWFLGHYLQEWTSNQAVFLLEKDTLHTYVPYLLLTYGKSIRVIEPISLKKRMIEVLSELIKFHQI, encoded by the coding sequence ATGCCTAAAATTGACAATATGTTAGCAATTCTTTGGATGCTTCGTTCAGGTGAAAAAATTACTGCAAAACAAATTTCAGAAAAGTTAGAGATGAATATAAGGACTGTGTATCGTTATATTGATACAATTTCAACAAGTGGCGTACCTATAATTTCAGAACCAGGACATAACGGTGGATACACTTTATTGAACAATTTTATTGAGGCTCCTCTTTTTTTTGATATTGAGGAGCAAATTTCACTATTTCACGCTGCTGTTTTTGCAGAAGAAGCCGGATATTATGGAGGTGAAGCACTAAATAGGGCCATTTCAAAACTAAGTAAATACTCAAATCAAGAGCAGGAAACAAAGATAAACCAACATTTAACTAGTCTTGAAGTAATAAGTCGATTAAGTTCATTCTCTAGGGAACCTTTTTTGAAGGAGTTGGAGCAGGCCGTAGCTGACGGGTACTCAGTGAAAATTCTTCACCATAAAAGTGGCGAAAAGCAATTAAATTATAGATTGGTCGATCCGTACAGAATTATCTATTGGAATAATAAGTGGTATGTGATTGGATTTTGTCATCTTAGGAATGATATCCGTAGTTTTAGAGTAGATCGAATTGAAAGTCTAATGCTAACCGAAAATAAGTTTAACCGGCCAGAAAATTTTTCAGCACGTGTCTTTTTTATGAAAAATCTTCTTCCAACTATAGAAGATAAGGAAGGGATTATTTCTTTGGTTATTAATGGGGATAAAAGTGTATTAGCTGATATTTGCCAACATTGGTTTTTAGGACATTATTTACAAGAGTGGACTTCAAATCAAGCAGTATTTCTTCTTGAGAAAGATACTTTACATACATATGTACCTTATTTACTTTTAACGTACGGTAAATCTATTCGAGTTATTGAGCCAATCAGCCTTAAGAAAAGAATGATTGAAGTTTTGTCGGAATTAATTAAATTTCATCAAATTTGA
- a CDS encoding type 1 glutamine amidotransferase family protein: MQTKKVFLYVFNTMSDWEYGYLIAELNSGRYFKKELVPLKVITVGANKEMITTMGGLNIKPDISLDECTLESKDLLILPGGTTWNEEIHQPILERIGQALKFGTIVAAICGATEALANMGYLDTRKHTSNNLEYTKMICPNYKGEKFYEGGTAVSDANLVTASGIAPLEFAMEVLKKLDVFAPDTLHSWYNLNKTHKPEYFFQLMNSINS; encoded by the coding sequence ATGCAAACAAAAAAAGTTTTTTTATATGTATTTAATACAATGTCGGACTGGGAATATGGATATTTAATTGCTGAACTAAACTCAGGAAGATACTTCAAAAAAGAATTAGTACCTTTAAAAGTAATTACAGTAGGAGCTAATAAAGAAATGATTACTACTATGGGAGGACTGAACATAAAACCAGATATTTCCCTTGATGAATGTACTCTTGAGAGTAAAGATCTTTTAATTTTACCAGGAGGGACTACTTGGAATGAAGAAATTCATCAACCTATCTTGGAAAGAATTGGCCAAGCTTTAAAGTTTGGCACTATTGTTGCTGCAATTTGTGGTGCAACTGAGGCCCTTGCGAATATGGGATACTTAGATACTAGAAAGCATACAAGTAATAATTTAGAATACACTAAAATGATATGTCCTAACTATAAAGGAGAAAAGTTCTATGAGGGGGGAACTGCGGTGTCTGATGCGAATTTAGTTACTGCATCAGGAATAGCTCCTCTGGAATTTGCGATGGAAGTACTGAAAAAATTAGATGTATTTGCACCAGATACATTACATTCATGGTATAACCTAAATAAGACTCATAAACCCGAATACTTCTTCCAGCTAATGAATTCAATAAATAGCTGA
- a CDS encoding transposase, translated as MREYERIRRIIDEADQMIEKALPEIPCSDLIRSVGASVPATAAILAFGGDLRKLSHGKQLLRKAGLNLAERSSGKYKGQIKLTKRGNSLLRKHLYFTVFHLLSFNGAFQAMHVHNTEVKRMMKMQSMMKLIGKLARILVALAREGQAFSPDKAQPPLAA; from the coding sequence ATGAGAGAATATGAGAGAATACGCCGAATCATTGATGAAGCAGACCAGATGATTGAAAAGGCGCTGCCTGAAATACCTTGTTCGGATCTCATTCGATCTGTAGGTGCCTCCGTTCCTGCAACGGCTGCCATATTAGCATTTGGCGGGGACTTACGTAAGCTGTCTCACGGGAAGCAGTTATTACGAAAAGCAGGATTGAACTTAGCAGAACGAAGTTCTGGCAAGTATAAGGGACAAATTAAGCTCACCAAACGAGGCAACTCATTATTACGTAAGCATTTATACTTCACTGTGTTTCACCTGTTATCTTTTAATGGAGCTTTCCAAGCCATGCATGTACACAATACCGAAGTGAAACGAATGATGAAAATGCAGTCCATGATGAAGTTGATTGGGAAACTGGCTCGAATTCTTGTAGCCTTGGCGAGGGAAGGACAGGCATTTTCCCCCGATAAGGCCCAGCCACCATTAGCAGCTTAA
- a CDS encoding IS110 family transposase yields the protein MVIGIDIAKEKHAAQAINFRGIVLTKGPILFSNDLAGFEHLEQSIRKLQKMHGMNDVVVGMESTGHYWFNIANWLVGQGIDVALVNPMTTKRNKENRDNSPSKSDPKDALVIADAVSRGFYTPFAPKDEAFRRIRVMVTNREHWVVKSGRIKNRIHRWLDIRFPEYRQAFDDIFSDRSLATLRRFPAPSDILQLTSEQIVQIWSEYMTRPGGERGKNKALELQSLARHSVGDTSALEEDKWELRDLIEEYERI from the coding sequence CTGGTTATAGGCATTGACATTGCCAAGGAAAAACACGCTGCACAAGCCATTAATTTTCGAGGAATTGTCCTCACCAAGGGCCCCATTTTATTTTCGAATGACCTTGCTGGTTTCGAGCATTTAGAACAGAGCATTCGGAAATTACAGAAGATGCACGGCATGAATGACGTCGTTGTGGGTATGGAGAGCACCGGCCATTATTGGTTCAATATCGCCAACTGGTTGGTGGGTCAAGGAATTGATGTGGCCCTTGTCAATCCAATGACAACCAAACGCAATAAGGAAAACAGAGATAACTCTCCTTCCAAGAGTGACCCAAAGGACGCCTTGGTCATTGCCGATGCAGTGAGCCGCGGGTTTTACACGCCCTTTGCTCCAAAGGATGAAGCATTCCGCCGTATACGGGTTATGGTTACAAACAGAGAGCACTGGGTTGTTAAATCTGGACGTATTAAAAACAGAATCCACCGCTGGCTCGATATCCGTTTTCCCGAATACAGACAAGCATTTGATGACATTTTTAGTGATCGCTCATTGGCCACCTTGCGCCGGTTTCCAGCCCCTTCTGACATATTGCAGCTAACCTCGGAGCAAATAGTGCAAATCTGGAGTGAGTACATGACCAGACCTGGCGGTGAGCGCGGTAAGAACAAGGCGTTAGAGCTTCAATCACTCGCCAGACATAGCGTGGGAGACACGAGTGCCCTTGAAGAAGACAAATGGGAATTGAGGGACCTCATTGAGGAATATGAGAGAATATGA